Proteins encoded within one genomic window of Mycolicibacterium monacense:
- a CDS encoding ABC transporter permease, translating into MSTFMVAASTGRGRIALGVLGAVGALTAWFLVSANSGNAYFPPLSAVLEQAAEYWSTPEGLANIRASLTTLSAGLAIAVVVGVAAGLVIGQLPIVEKTVSPTLEFARAIPSTALIPFAMMLFGVSPEMKIFLIALGCVWPVLLSTADGARRLDSTMIASVRAFNITGLQRQWYVVLPAVLPRVLVGVRIAIPLSLILMVTSEMVGARTGLGFVITQAQATFQLLTMWSGILVLGILGFLMTFLYALAERRLLRWCDPRRSDTR; encoded by the coding sequence ATGAGTACCTTCATGGTGGCGGCGTCCACCGGTCGCGGCCGCATCGCACTCGGCGTCCTGGGGGCGGTCGGCGCCCTGACGGCCTGGTTCCTGGTCTCCGCCAACAGCGGCAACGCCTACTTCCCGCCTCTCTCGGCGGTGCTCGAGCAGGCGGCGGAGTACTGGTCGACCCCGGAGGGGCTGGCCAACATCCGTGCCAGTCTGACAACACTGAGCGCGGGCCTGGCGATCGCGGTAGTCGTCGGTGTCGCAGCGGGATTGGTGATCGGGCAACTTCCGATCGTCGAAAAGACGGTGTCGCCGACGCTGGAGTTCGCCCGAGCGATCCCCAGCACCGCGCTCATCCCCTTTGCGATGATGCTGTTCGGCGTGAGCCCCGAGATGAAGATCTTCCTCATCGCGCTGGGCTGTGTGTGGCCGGTTCTGCTCAGTACCGCCGACGGCGCGCGCCGGCTCGACTCGACGATGATCGCCTCGGTACGCGCGTTCAACATCACCGGCCTGCAGCGTCAGTGGTACGTGGTCCTGCCGGCCGTGCTACCCCGGGTCCTCGTCGGCGTGCGGATCGCGATCCCGCTCAGCCTCATCCTGATGGTGACGAGCGAGATGGTCGGCGCACGAACGGGATTGGGATTCGTCATCACCCAGGCACAAGCGACGTTCCAGCTGTTGACGATGTGGTCGGGGATCCTGGTGCTGGGAATCCTCGGATTCCTCATGACGTTCCTCTACGCCCTGGCCGAACGCCGACTGTTGCGGTGGTGCGACCCGCGGCGTTCCGACACGCGCTGA
- a CDS encoding ABC transporter permease → MTAVTALSLPRPRRLPSVALDTHLWTAAFVVGLIVLQEVLTRTDILPAGYFPPATQIAAAFVGELGGPALGPALWSTASTWLLALCIAVVLGTVAGIGLGLLVPLEALLRPVIEFLRPVPSVALIPLVVLTIGTGSQSALFLAVFAAFWQVLVPAIAGVRAAHPVALETARSYHLTVWQRIRWIQLPSMLPYLATAIRLATSTTLILVVTAEIIIQMPGIGYEITMSRSAGDPARMYAYIAVSGLAGIVLNALMRRLENRVLSAQGLGESR, encoded by the coding sequence ATGACCGCCGTCACCGCGCTGTCACTCCCCCGGCCCCGCCGGCTGCCGTCCGTCGCGCTCGACACGCACCTGTGGACTGCCGCGTTCGTGGTGGGCTTGATCGTCCTGCAGGAGGTCCTCACCCGCACCGACATCCTGCCGGCCGGCTACTTCCCGCCCGCGACTCAGATCGCGGCGGCCTTCGTCGGGGAACTCGGCGGCCCGGCGCTGGGACCGGCGTTGTGGAGCACGGCGAGCACCTGGCTGCTCGCCCTGTGCATCGCGGTGGTCCTGGGCACCGTGGCCGGAATAGGGTTGGGCCTGCTCGTCCCGCTCGAGGCGCTGCTTCGCCCGGTGATCGAGTTCCTGCGCCCGGTGCCGTCGGTCGCGCTGATCCCGCTGGTGGTGCTCACCATCGGCACCGGCTCCCAAAGCGCCTTGTTCCTGGCGGTTTTCGCGGCCTTCTGGCAGGTTCTGGTACCGGCGATCGCCGGAGTGCGGGCGGCTCATCCGGTCGCGCTGGAGACGGCCCGCTCGTACCACCTCACGGTGTGGCAGCGGATCCGCTGGATCCAGCTACCCAGCATGCTGCCGTACCTGGCCACGGCCATCCGGTTGGCGACCTCGACGACGCTCATCCTCGTGGTGACCGCCGAGATCATCATCCAGATGCCGGGCATCGGCTACGAGATCACGATGTCGCGATCTGCGGGTGATCCGGCACGCATGTACGCCTACATCGCGGTCAGCGGTCTGGCCGGGATCGTGCTCAACGCGCTGATGCGCCGGCTGGAGAACAGGGTGCTCTCGGCGCAGGGACTCGGGGAGAGCCGATGA
- a CDS encoding FAD-dependent oxidoreductase: MPTALICGGGVAGLSSALHLKQQGWKVQIFESDSELRTAGVGLNIWPNGVRVLDGLGLGAQFRSFAAAMDRWWALDSDGELTSDIDVSHWNELLGAPVTGARRRRLNAMLADALDPAEIQFNTTAVGYTQTDDTVTVHFEDGRSATGDVLLGADGIGSRIRNAMFGAPPAFTDEAIVRWRGVFETAQAGVPARVQADVYGARGHFGWIPIDATHAYWYGSVGGLSTFDEFRAVYDTWTNTPVPQIIASSEPESIIGREIGHYREHLPRWVDGRVALIGDAAHPMYPGMAQGANQALIDGQTLTHHLTVHGDVPTALQMFERERIPVANKMVDYSRLHFDYERTRKEYRSGQGNLQINRYLEFES; encoded by the coding sequence GTGCCAACAGCATTGATCTGCGGCGGTGGAGTCGCGGGACTGTCGTCCGCCCTGCACCTGAAGCAGCAGGGCTGGAAGGTCCAGATCTTCGAAAGTGATTCGGAGTTGCGGACGGCCGGTGTCGGGCTCAACATCTGGCCCAACGGCGTGCGCGTCCTCGACGGGCTCGGACTGGGTGCGCAGTTCCGGTCGTTCGCCGCCGCGATGGACCGATGGTGGGCGCTCGACAGCGACGGTGAGCTCACCTCGGATATCGACGTCAGCCACTGGAACGAGCTCCTGGGTGCGCCGGTGACCGGGGCCCGCCGACGTCGGCTCAACGCCATGCTCGCCGACGCGCTCGACCCCGCGGAGATCCAGTTCAACACCACCGCAGTGGGTTACACGCAGACCGACGACACGGTGACGGTCCACTTCGAGGACGGCCGCAGCGCCACGGGCGATGTACTCCTCGGCGCGGACGGTATCGGGTCGCGAATCCGCAACGCGATGTTCGGCGCGCCCCCGGCGTTCACCGACGAGGCGATCGTCCGCTGGCGCGGGGTGTTCGAGACCGCACAGGCCGGTGTCCCGGCACGGGTGCAGGCCGACGTGTACGGCGCCCGTGGCCACTTCGGGTGGATCCCGATCGACGCCACGCACGCCTACTGGTACGGCTCGGTCGGCGGGCTCTCGACCTTCGACGAGTTCCGCGCGGTCTACGACACGTGGACCAACACCCCTGTCCCCCAGATCATCGCGAGCAGTGAACCGGAATCGATCATCGGCCGCGAGATCGGCCACTACCGTGAGCACCTCCCGCGGTGGGTGGACGGCCGGGTGGCACTGATCGGCGATGCGGCGCACCCGATGTACCCCGGGATGGCCCAGGGGGCCAATCAGGCGCTGATCGACGGGCAGACACTGACGCACCACCTCACCGTGCACGGCGACGTGCCCACGGCGTTGCAGATGTTCGAGCGGGAACGCATTCCGGTGGCGAACAAGATGGTCGACTATTCGAGGCTGCACTTCGACTACGAGCGGACCCGTAAGGAGTACCGGTCCGGCCAGGGCAACCTGCAGATCAACCGGTACCTGGAGTTCGAGTCATGA
- a CDS encoding NAD(P)-dependent oxidoreductase, whose amino-acid sequence MNVGFIGLGVMGKPMAGHLVDAGHHVVVFNRSRAKVDELEARGAVGATSPAHVGEKADVVITMLPDSPEVEEVLFGPAGVTTTLRPGSLVIDCSTISPDAAVAIGARLAEKDIAFVDAPVSGGEAGAIAGALAVMMGGDEDAVRRAATVLDAVAATSVHVGPVGAGQLVKAANQMLVAGNIALVGEAVTLLQRTGVDVDAALAVLGGGLAASKVLEAKAPKMLARDFAPGFRIDLHYKDLKIALAAAEQARIAVPLTGIITQLVQALRSAGDGGLDHSALIKALERLSGADASGNRKEVESCQQH is encoded by the coding sequence ATGAACGTCGGATTCATCGGCCTCGGTGTGATGGGCAAGCCCATGGCCGGCCATCTCGTCGACGCCGGCCACCACGTCGTGGTCTTCAACCGCTCCCGCGCCAAGGTCGACGAACTGGAGGCGCGGGGCGCCGTCGGCGCCACGAGCCCGGCGCATGTCGGGGAGAAGGCAGATGTCGTCATCACCATGCTCCCCGACTCTCCGGAGGTCGAGGAAGTGCTGTTCGGGCCCGCCGGGGTGACCACCACGCTGCGGCCGGGATCGCTGGTGATCGACTGCAGCACAATCTCTCCGGACGCCGCCGTCGCGATCGGCGCACGGTTGGCCGAGAAGGACATCGCGTTCGTGGACGCACCGGTCAGCGGCGGGGAGGCCGGGGCCATCGCCGGCGCACTCGCGGTCATGATGGGCGGCGACGAGGACGCGGTGCGGCGGGCCGCCACGGTGCTCGACGCGGTGGCCGCGACGTCGGTCCACGTCGGTCCCGTCGGCGCCGGGCAGCTGGTGAAGGCCGCCAACCAGATGCTCGTGGCCGGCAATATCGCCCTGGTCGGTGAGGCGGTGACGCTGCTGCAGCGCACCGGGGTCGACGTCGATGCGGCGCTGGCAGTTCTGGGCGGCGGCCTGGCGGCCAGCAAGGTGCTCGAGGCCAAGGCGCCGAAGATGCTGGCCCGCGATTTCGCGCCGGGCTTCCGGATCGACCTGCACTACAAGGATCTCAAGATCGCGCTGGCCGCCGCGGAGCAGGCCCGGATCGCGGTACCGCTGACCGGCATCATCACCCAACTCGTCCAGGCGCTGCGGTCCGCCGGGGACGGCGGGCTGGACCACAGCGCCCTCATCAAGGCGCTCGAACGACTGAGCGGGGCAGACGCCAGTGGAAACCGGAAGGAAGTGGAGTCGTGCCAACAGCATTGA